One Aegilops tauschii subsp. strangulata cultivar AL8/78 chromosome 2, Aet v6.0, whole genome shotgun sequence genomic window, CAGTCGACACAGGATTGGAAAAAGTAACAAAAGCTTGATTGAGGTCTCCGGACTGCTGGATCACTGGTTCTAGCGCTGACGTCGTCTGAGGTACCTTGCTGGCTGGCACCCTCCTGCACGAAGTCCTGCCCCTCCTTCTCGTAGGCTTCTGGGCATATCTTCATCGTCGTTTGGAAGTTCAATCACATTCTACGATGCTGCAAAAGACTCGATCGCAAGAGTTCAGTCGACTTATAAATCAATCGACAAAATGAAGGCAATATGGAAAAAGTCATACCTACTTTGGAAGTGGCCGCATCTTCAGTTTCCTGATCATCTTCATCCTTGTAAATGGAAGTCCCAGAAGTAGCAGGACTGCAAGTTTCATAATTCACTCGGTCAAGCTGGAGAATGAGTCGACTGAAGTACAGAAGTTTCCAAACGAAGCAAAATACTTACACAGAGGCAACGGGGACGTCCACTTTGATCTTTGGTAAAGCCTTCCGAGTCTTGGCAGGCCCAACCTTGGGCTGCTTCGGGGCCTTCTCTGTCGACTCAGGAGTGGATGTTCGAGTGCGCTTCAACAGCTGCGTGCTTGACGCAACCGCTTTACCGCGTCCACCTGCTGGGTCGTGCGTCTGCTTGCAACGTCTTTCAGAACGAGGCAGTGAGTCGACTTCCTCGTTGCTGCTCGAGTCGTCATTGTCATCATCGCTCTCATCCTCAGATTTCTAGTCGGCGTTCTCACCTCCGctcgcctctccctcctggaATTGCTCTCCATTCGGCACTGAGTACATTTCGGTATAAATCTGCAAGGCAAAAGTTGGACGGACACCAGTCAGATTCAAAGACAGCCGCAAATCAGAATAAAGATGCACTCGGTAACAGAAGTCAGACCTTTTCCGGCTCGTTCTAGGCACTGAAGGGAACGACTCTCCTGGACCCTCTGGGTTGTCTTTATTACTAGTGATGCTCCACAACCATTGCTCCACCGTCTCCTCGGAAACCTCCTCTGGGTCGACCCGGGCGGTGTCGTTGGGGCCCGAATACAATCACATCGGGTGATCGCGGGCTTGAAGGGGCTGGATGCGCCTACTGAAAAACACTTCCAGCAAGTCCATGCCAGTCACACCATCACGAACCAGCTAGACCACTCGGTCGACTAACATGGACACCTCTCCCTTCTCTGCTGGAGTCACGATAAGCGAAGAAGGTTGTTGGACTCGGTCCATGGAAAAAGGAGGAAGGCCGATCGGCTGACCCGGAGTTGGGACGTCtcggcagtagaaccaggtcgactgccagcctCTAACTGAGTCGGGAAGGGTCATGGCTGGAAAAGTACTCCTGCCCCTCGTCTGAATCCCTAGACCTCCGCACATTTGGATCACTCGCGTCTTTTTGTCACTCGCATTTGCCTTTTTCATAGTCTGGGAGAGGCAAGTAAAAATGTGCTTAAACAAACCCCAATGCAGTCGACAGCCCAAGAAGTTTTCGCACAGAGAAACATACGCGGCAAGGAGTGTGATTGTGTTGGGAGAGAAGTGGTGAAGTTGGGCACCAAAGAAGTTCAGAAAACCCCGGAAGAAAGGATGGGGAGGCAGAGTGAAACCCCAGTCGACGTGGGTGGCAAGCAGAACGCACTCACCCTCTTGCGGTTGGGGTTCGGACTAATTCCCCGGCAGCCTCCATGACCCGTAGGCGATCAAGCCTCCGCTGGCTAGATCCTCCAGATCCTCCTTCTGGATCGTGGACCGAATCCAGTCCCCCTGGATCCAGCCAGGCGGCAGACCGGAACTCGACGACGACCCCCTCCCCCGACACGTCTTCTTGCCtttcgccgccgccgtcgccttcttcgtgCGCTCCAGGGCCGCTGTCTTGTCCTTCCCCATCGCGGCGGATTGCGCACGTGTAGGGCAGCGGTGTTGAGAGTggaggcgggcgcggtggagaagcggaggaagaagaaggggaataGGGCGCACTGTGCAACACATCGGCTTCGATGCCTTTTATGGGGATGTTTCCGAGTGGCTGACTCGTAGGCCCAAgtgatcctgtcaaatcccgcaatAGTCGCGCGCTGGATACGTGGCGGAAAAGGTGGCGCAAGAATCGAGGCGCCTCTGTCTATCCACTCCGTTTACTGCGGCACACCCCGTCCCGCGCGCTTCCCCGAAATTTCGAATCCCACGAGATGCGGGAACCGCGGGGCAACCAATCGCACCGAAGATTTCGTACCATACCAAcactcgaagactgtcaataagttcactcgacaacctccgaatcgatcaaggcgactgaaacaaGACCGAAGCTGCAACACGACTGACAAACCCAGATGACATGCCTCCGAAGTATGGAATCGAGTTGGAGTCAGCTTCAGCTCTTTTtccactcggacctcaatccattcgggagctaatgacgatgacatgtacctagggtatgtcataggcctgacctagacaccctacccaaggacaTTTCCCTACACTCAGAGACATTCAAAGCACAAGAAGAGAAAGCGACTGAGTTCATCAAGGAGTGCGATCCACTCGACCTCTAACCTCACTCGGATatcccaattccattcgaccaatACGAAGTCACCCGATGATACAAGAAACCACTCGGAGTAGAGAAGGCCTAACGTcactcaggatggcaacggtcaggcgttcaccCTGTAGTCTTAAAGATCATTTATACCTCTTTATTattggcgttaccagtaacgtctCACCTTAATGTACATTGAACCATTTATAACGTGGgttggctggggtcctggcgctctctatataagccaccccctccactggcacaagggttcgcaccccctataacttcgagcataatccagtcgaccaagcCCCCGGGCACCGAgatgtagggttgttacttcctccacgaagggcctgaactcataaatcttgcgtgcacaacctcatcgtagctaggatcttgcctcctcctatGTAACCCCTACTCTTCGGTTAGACTTACTCCCACCACACCCCTCTCgtagcactactagggaaaagcctatacacagaatcttaccagcaGCACGTTTTAAAATAAAGCGCTGCTgctgtatagcagtagcgcgctctAGAAGAACGCGCTGCTGAAATTTAAGTAGCAGTAGCGTGCCTCCTATaagccgcgctactgctataattgcCACGACCCCGCCTCGAAGCTAGTTCTAGCAGCAAGGCGTTAATAcgaagagcgctactgctatagatcatagcagtagcgcattCCTGTAATACccgctactgctaagtttactaaaaaaatagtcccacctcgctccgcgAAGAGATTTtctaccaccttaaatatgttacttcacagactatcacaagcacttggtcttcattgaactctatgtgtaggatCTGTGGCCGCAATAGGAATCTTCGCCGGTTCTTAAAAACTGGGGAAGATTCCTATTGACAATTTaaattctacacaaaaagatcgtTGATGACTAATGTATTTTTTATGTTTACTTTTACATGCTGacacgtagcagtagcgcgttctgaGAGAAAGGCGCTGCTGCTAGGttgtttagcagtagcgccttttcctatagcgcgctactgctaagccattcTATCTTCCCCCCTCAGTCTCCTCTCTCTGATCCACTCACACTCATACTCACTCCATCTCCCCCCtcaaccccccctcccccccccccccgcgccggtCCTCCCCCGCCGGCCACCCTCTCCCCCACCGACCGCCGTCGCCTACCCCTCCTCCCTCTGTGCCGCcatcacctcctcctccttgctAGACTCGGTACCACCCTCCTCCTCCGCCCTCCCTCCACTCCTCCGTTCACCGCCGGCCGGCCCCTCCTCactccgccttcctcctccgtcctactctctcctccctcctccagtcgcccctcctccctcctccctcctccatccacaacccctcctccctgctacattttgatttagtaggctagttcatatgcgacattttgatttagttgatatgatttagttgatttagtagactagtttatttagttgatttagaaaattttgatttagttgatttagtaggctagttgatttagttgatttatagaacattttgatttagtacgctagttgatttagaacattttgatttagttgatttagaacattttgatttagttgatttagtaggctagttgatttagttgatttatagaacattttgatttagttgatttatagAACATTTCGATTTAgttaatcctttgctcatattgctttaggaaaatggcgccaccatcaccaccaccatgtcgactgtgcaagtcaaggtgcaccaatagccttgcaactggcaagctgttcggcatctacttccagccgagttttcgtcatgcggcagtaagaaattatatgaaatgtaacaactattttattcttagtgttggcattactgcattgtgtcattttgctttttttacacatatcgtcccatgcaatgtgaggttgaaattcaacaagctgacaggagacactgtgacatttgaggctcctagggggcgtacactatggaggtcgagaaaggacgcaatatgtcgcagattggaggagatggatgggcccgtttcctcgcccgcatgcgtcttactggtggtgagttgatcagcttctccttcagagcagaaagacccaagctggctgtcatttttatcaacctggtggaagatgaggaagatgaggaagatgatgaagataatgaggacccactcgatgaagatgatgatgacccACTTCATGAATccatcgtagctcaaagaatgaggctgagcgaggagaaggtgtgcaacctatgggacataattccgccacgtgatTACTTTGTtggggtgccattcgtgacccgcctgacaagtaccatggtcgatcggcatgatatggtatgttatacttacaaatgcaaattgtccgatgatatgcttagtgtagagtccaatgatatgttGTGTGCAATCTAGTCAATGATATGTTTTAGTGTAGAGTCCgatcacatgcttattagtgtagaatccaaggaattattaatagtgtagataatccagatatacttattagtagaattcatgcTTAGTACAAATGTGTAGTACCGTGTCTTTTGATATATAATGTAGAAATCTATACTTAATAGTAATATATTTGCAAAagtatgtgcgaggctatttattaattgatatgtttttcttattcagaaactgccaaagagcctatctgtgagttgtggtatcgagcctgatgaagaaggctcagctggactacgccttaccgcaaggggctccaTCACCACCTATACTTACCGCATGGACACGGACCGTCGCACATACTTAAACTCagttgggtggaagagattcctcattggcaagaatcttcgtgttggacaggccatcctaattactatcaggaacacccaccgcccaggcttgaggatgatgatcgtcgtcgatatcatctataactacatatgtctatgtggctatatcatctagaactacatatgatgatcgtcgtcgatatcatgtagaactacatatgatgatcatcgtcgatatcatctagaactacatatgatgatcgtcgtcgatatcaccttatactgcttgaggatgcatgttgactatatatgaaatttttatctagtactccctccattccaaattactcgtcgtggttttagttcaaatttgaactaaaaccacgatgagtaatttggaacggaggtagtactacctaatacctataatgctttatgaaattgatatctagtagtaccttgtatctggaaattgcagtttattgaaactgaacacatagcagtagcgcggggctaGGAAAGCGCTACAGCTAACTAATAGTAGCGTGTTCTGGAAAAGCGATGCTGATATAGTCAATATTAGTAGCGCGGGTACAGACCGTGCTACTACTaatagttagctgtagcgccttattagtagcgcggctgcccgcgctgctgatagcctcaaaacccgcgctactactagggttttccctagtagtgtagctatgcatctccatggctaaatcttgcgtgtgcgtagatttttgtttttgtttttcatgCAACGTTCCCTAACAAACCTCATGTTTCCCATCCATGTGTGAGTAATTCTCTATAGTAACATGGGACAGATGGATATTGGATGAGATCCGttatgttatgagattgatgttgttatgaattttctatgcttaatgcttatcaCTAGGCCCGAGTGATATGATATCAGATATCAACCGTATTTGTTTTCATGATTATCTATGTGTTTGAACTATACCTACAACTTGTATGCACTTATTATAGTTTCTGAAGTCGAAACCCCGAAGTGACATTAATTGGAATATGAATGGGAATGACTGTAAATTGGGGATTACATGTATTTgttaagtgttaatgctttgctTTGGTGCTTTGTAAATTGAGTAACTTAATTATCCTTAATTTCTATTAGGATCCTGCTCAAACGCGAGGGTAGAACAAAAAAAGCTATGCAAGTCCTTATTGGAAGCACGTACAACTACATACAGAATACATGCATGCCTACATAAGTTGAAGATGTTGAGCTAGTTGACTATATATGCCCTATGTTTATGCTATTACATGATCGATTATATCCATGAAACATTCCATTATCCATCCTGATACCTGCGTTTTTCATAATTCTTGGTCTCTTTAAAGATATTTTGTACCTGAAAACTGATGGGTATTACTGCTTTTGTTAGTCAATCGCAATCAAACAATCAACACTTCGTCGTATTTGCTACTAATAAATTCTCTCAAGTAAGTATGTCGTTTCCAGGTTTGGTTGAAGTGCAAACTTAAGTGATAAACCTTATAAGCATTCTTTGTATCCTCtcgtgtcgaatcaataaatttgggttgtgATACTTTTTATCAAAGATTTTTACGATAcactacacttgtgggttatcaacacaCACATCAAGGGAGGGCTAAGCTTAGTTGATACCAGAGCTATAGAAAGCATAGAGCAATGGCAATTGACAAGTAGTAAAAAGCCAGAAGAATGAACATGCAGCAACAGGTTGGAATCCAATGAGCATGTTGTGAAAGCCCAAAAGCAAGCAGAAGGAGTGATAAGATCATACGTACTAAAAAATGCATCCTAGAAAACGCACTTTCCAAGTTTGAAACAAGCCTAAAGGATGATTATTAAGATCAAACACACTAGAGAATTATGTGCCCCATATGGCAACGAACAAGTCCAGACATGAGAACCATTGTCTTTTTCATGTCTCATGTTGGACCCACATGTGAACTCGAACACTACTATACAGCTTGATGTACACTCTTCAACCCAAATGTATTCTCCTCGTGACCCAGTTTTTTCAACTTAAATGCGTCCTCTTGGTGACAGTGccttttcattcttcaaacaaGTTCCTTTTCTCCCACTTCTCATCCACTTCCTTTTCTTTCTCTATTTAAATATATTTTGTACCTAGCAACTGCTGAGTACTACTGCTTTTGTTACTCAACCGCAATCAAACAATCAACATTTCATCATATTTGCTACTAATAAATTCTCTTGAGTAAGTACTCTGTTTCCAGGTTTGGTTGatttgacaactcaactgctaaatCTTATAAGTATTCTTTGGATCCCCTCGTGTTGAATCATTAAATTTGGGTTGTGATACTTTTCATCAAAGATTTTTATGATACTACACTTGTGGGTTACCAGCACACACATCAAGGGAGGGCTAGGCTTAGTTGATACCAGAGTTATAGCAAAATAGATAGTTAACAAGTCGAAGAAAGCAAGAAGAATGAACATGCAGCGAAAGGTTGAAATCTAGCGAGCATGTTGCGAAATCCCAAAAGCAAGCAGAAGGGGTGATAAGATCATACGTACTAAAAACGCATCCTATGTGGAAAACAACACTTCCAAGTTTGAAGCAAGCCTAAGAAATGATTATTAATACCAAACACACTAGAGAATGATGTGCTCCATGTGGCGACGAACAAGTCCAGGCATGAGGACCATTGTCTTTGTATTGTCACATGTGGGACCCACATATGAACGCGAACACTACTATACAACTTGACGTACACTCTTCAACCCAAATGTATTTTCCTAGTGATCTAGTTTTTTAAACTTAAATGCGTCCTCTCGGTAACAATGCTTTCTCATTCTTCAAACACGTTCCTTTTCTCCCACTTCTCATCCTCTTCCTTTTCCTACTTCCCCTTTAGATCCAAAGCTATTACCATAGCAGTTTCAACGTTATTAGTGCTTGCCCTCCCCCTTTCGTCCCTCTTGATTCACCATTATATCTCATCCTCTTATGACGCTTGGTGTGTTAACCACCACTAACCACACTTTTGTCATCTGCGATTTGTCTGCACTCATGGTCTGCCCAGAATGACCATCCCTCTAACCTTCTGGTCACCAGCAAACCCTATTCCGCTCTCCATCCCAAAACGCCAGATCAAATTCCTCAGACAAGCCAGAGCATAATCACACGTGGAGAGGGAAGGGTGAGTGTCCATTAAGCTTATCCTGGTTAGGCCTTTTCTGTTATCATGATGACAGTGGAACCCGTCCTTGTGAGATCATATTTTTTTCGACAAAGGGTGAATTTTATTTactcaaaatgaagcatcaagaGGATACACACAGGATGATTACACACTCGGCCTCTGCATAGCTAGGATACACACCGCCGGCACCAACACACAAACACGCCAACAACTAGCAAAGTCATATAAGATCAAAGCTATGCTTAGGCGGAAAATATAAAAACCCGATAGCAATCAGATCTGCGATCGGCAAACTATAGCAATGACCATATCCGCACCAACCATCCTTGCGAGATCATATGGCGGAAAAGAAGTAAGTCTATCTAGCAAGTGGTGCATTGTCTAATGCATAGGGAAGGGGAAACCCTCCTTTTTCGAAAAAAAGTCAAGTGGTATGTGGATATATTttttctgtttctgtttcttttcttttcttcaaACTTTCGTTTGAAAAATTGAAGGTTCGTGGTGATCAATCCAAACCACCGATTCCTCCTCACCATATTGGCATGTCTTTGTTTGTTTTAGGAAATATCGCCAAGTTTATATAACCAATACATATATCCCCTTATGGTAAAAATTAACACCTGCTAGGGCGAAAACGTTAGTGGGTACCGCTCTATACCATCATAGTTTTGTTAGGAAATTAAGACGTAACCACATgcataagttcaaaaaaaaaaaagacgTAACCACATGCATCTTTCAAAAgctgtgcgtgtgcgtgtgcgtgtttCTTCCTACGCAAGATCATAAAAGCGATAGATAAAAGGTTGTGCGTGTGCGTGTTTCTTCCTACAAAGTCCGTTGTGCGTGTTTCTTTCTACAAAACCCTTCAAACGGTCATAAAACAGTTGTATTAGTACGGGACACGTATGGATAAATGGATCGGTCGATTCGTGTCTTCCACGGAGCAAAACGACCAAAGATACGTACGTGGGAGAAATTCATGGAGTGTCACCGTGTCGTTAGTCTGGTCGCGGTCGCGGTCGTGCTGCTGCTCCGGTGGCCGGCTTTGAGCTCTGCGCAGGCGCCGGTGTCGAGGACCATCACGGTGGACAGTCAGGGAGGAGGGGATTTCTGGAGCGTGCAGTCGGCGGTGAACTTCGTGCCCGACGGCAACCGGGAGTGGGTCAGGATCCACGTCCGGGCAGGGAGCTACACGTCCGTCGTCCTTGCTCAACTATTTTTTTGTACTCCTTCCAAGATGTTTATGTTGGTCACGTGGCGCATGCAGGGAGAAGGTGATTATCCCGGCGGAGAAAGGCTACATCTTGCTGGAAGGGGACGGCTCCTGGAACACGGACATCAATTTCAACGACTACGCCGGCGCCCACGTCCGCAGCCGCGGAGACACGTCGCCGACGTACAAGAGCGCCACCTTCACTGTCCTCGCCGACGATTTCATCGCCCGGAACATCACCTTCAAGAACACGCACAACGCTCACGACAAGATCAACAAGAGCCAAGCGGTGGCGGCGCTGGTCCGCGGTGACCGGAACGCCTTCTATGGCTGCGCCTTCCATAGCTTCCAGGATACTCTCTGCGACGACCTAGGCCGCCACCACTTCAGCGACTGCTTCATCGAGGGCGGGATCGACTTCATCTTCGGCTACGGCCAGTCCATCTATGATGGCTGCACCATCGTGTCCAACATGCCGCCGTCCTACGGCCAGAACCCTGGGTCGGTGACGGCGCACGGCAGGGTCGACGCCAGCGACCCCGGCGGCTTTGTGTTCAAGGGCGGCGAGGTCAGAGGCACCGGGCGCCAGTATCTCGGACGCGCGTGGAACGAGTACGCCACGGTCGTCTACTACCACGTGAATATGTCCAGCATCATCGTCCCGCAGGGGTGGGAGGCATGGAAAGCCGACGGCGAGACTAACAATGTCGTATTCGCAGAGGT contains:
- the LOC109737324 gene encoding probable pectinesterase 66, whose product is MDRSIRVFHGAKRPKIRTWEKFMECHRVVSLVAVAVVLLLRWPALSSAQAPVSRTITVDSQGGGDFWSVQSAVNFVPDGNREWVRIHVRAGSYTEKVIIPAEKGYILLEGDGSWNTDINFNDYAGAHVRSRGDTSPTYKSATFTVLADDFIARNITFKNTHNAHDKINKSQAVAALVRGDRNAFYGCAFHSFQDTLCDDLGRHHFSDCFIEGGIDFIFGYGQSIYDGCTIVSNMPPSYGQNPGSVTAHGRVDASDPGGFVFKGGEVRGTGRQYLGRAWNEYATVVYYHVNMSSIIVPQGWEAWKADGETNNVVFAEVGCTGPGSNMTGRVPWEKQLSELEVEKFVDMSYIDDGWIGEQPY